TAGAAAAATTGAGGAGTTGACTCAAAAAATGGTTGCTCTATGAAAGAATCTTCAGACCAATGGCAGTAATTGTATGGCAAGCAGCCTACCCGGTGCTTGCTGCCTGTATCTTATATGAAATATCCAGAGGTAATGATTATACCGCAAAAAGTCCTGAAATATGATTCCGCTCAAAAAGCCCGGGACCTGCCTGTTGACATCCATTGCGACACGATGGTTGTTTTTGTATGATTGAAAACGGTATTAGCTTGAAGGATTAAATCGTCAGTCCTTCCTTCGGCAACCTTGGCAACCGCGTAATCCGGGTTTATAGATATCATCCCAAAGAGGGTGGCAGGAAGTAAATATCCGGTGAACCCGTTATATCCTGCCTTGAAGCGGTTACCTTTTTCCGGGTTTCAAAGCTCACTCATCGCGGACCGGAGAGGCAGTGCAATCCGGCCCGCGATCGAAACCCTGCAAAAGGCAGACCGCTCCTGCGGCAGGGCACGGATGGCAACTTCCACAGCGGACCGCGGGTTCACCGGATATTTACGGCAGGAAGTCAGGTTTTTCCCCAAATAGTCTATAATTTTCTATCAACAGGAGAAAAAAGGAGTTATGAATGACAAATTAGGCATTTTGGTCAGTTCAGACAGATACATCGACCACTTGATCGGCATCACCAAGGCAGCGCACAGGGCGGGAAAAGAAGTGATCATTTTCCTTACCAGCCGGGGCGTACTTCTGACTAAAAACAAGAAGTTTGTCGAACTGGAGGGAATCTGCAGGATAAGCCTTTGCAGCTTGTGCTTTGAACTTTTCAGGCTTGCCAAGCCGGTACCGGTTGTCAAAGACAAGGACTTCGGCACCCAGATGCGGAACGTAGAGCTAATGAAGGAATCTGATCGTTATATCGTTCTATAGGCGAAACAGACCATGAATATTGAAAAAGTAGCTTTCATTGTTAACGAAACCGAGAACTGCTGGCAGGCCCTGCGCAGTGCCTTCGGATGTATGGTGGATAATCTCTGGTGCGGTGTCTTTTTCGTTGGGTGCAACATAGAAATACACTACTCCCAATTATCAGAGGAGGAGTTCAGGGAGCACCTGGAGAGCTTTGCAGTGGACTTCGAAGCGGAGATCTACACTAACGTCAAGGCCGATGCCGACAAATATGATCATGTTAAATACCTTTCACTGGAAGACATGATCCCCAAGATCAGGACTTACCAGCTAATCGTGCCTTTTTAGGAATAGCAAAATGAAGCAGTTGCATATTTTTAAGAGCAAGCCCGCGGATTACACCAGGTTTCTTGCTGAAAAACTGGCAGAAGACCGTGAGCCGACATGGTTCAACCTTTATGAGGATACGGATTACGACAAACTGGTCGAACTGATATTCGAAAACGATGAAGTAATAAGCTGGTGGTAATCCGCCGTTCCTGGATCGGCAGACAAAGAAGGGACACTTGGATCTTTACGAAAGCAGTTGCCGGTCTCGCGCACGAAAAGTGCCACAGGGTCCTGAGTGCAGCTCCTGGATTGTAAATATCCGGTGAACCCGTGGTCCGCTGTGGAAGTTGCCATCCGTGCCCTGCCGCAGGAGCGGTTTGCCTTTTGCGGGGTTTTGGGCAGCGGGCCGGATTGCACTGCCTCCCCGGTCCGCGATGAGCGAGCTTTGAAACCCGGAAAAAGGTAACCGCTCCAAGGCAGGATATAATGGGTTTACCGGATATTTATCCTGGATTAGGATACATCATAGGAAACCAGAGGTAGAAAAGGAGAAACGTCGTGCCGCTGCCTGACCAGATATCGTTGCTATGCAGGGCAATCAGTGAAAAGGGGCAGAAAGAGGCCGGAGAGATCCTCTCCGGGGCCAGGGAACAGGCAGATCATATCTTGCAGAAAGCCAGGGAGAACAGGCAGAGGAATCTCGAAGAGCGTATCTCCCAGGAGCGCCGATCCGCATATCAGCGCGCCCATCAGGTCGTCAGTGCTGCGGAGTTGAAGGCCGGACAACAGGTGATGGCCGCGAAACAGGCACTCCTGAAAGAGGTGTTCGAAGAGGCGGAAAAGAGGCTTTCAGCCCTCCGGGACGAACCGGAATATCCCGATATATTAAAGTTTCTTGCAATTCAAGCTGTTTCAAGTCTTCCCGAAGGGCATTGCTGGATACAGGCGAGGAAAAACGATCAAGGTCTGTTCTCTCAAGACATGCTTATAGATATATCAAAGGAGACGGGACAAGCTGCGGAACTCCTCCCTGAGCCGGCGGACATCAGCGGGGGATGCCTTGTCTTCAGTGCCGATAAAAAAATCCTTGCCGATTTTTCATTCGGCACCCTGCTTAAAAGAGCAGAGCCCAGACTCAAGGAGCTAATGGCAACAGAATTTCTGAAAGGTAAGGCCGGTGAGTAAAAAAAGACCGGCATCAGGCACGGAATCCGCGATACAGCAACCCCTTGTCACCATGATCAGCGGCCCTGTAGTGCAGGTCCGTCCTGCTCACAGGTTTTCAATGAACGAGATGGTGGAGGTCAGTGACGAACGGCTGGTAGGTGAAGTCATTGATCTTGATGGAAATATTGCTACTGTCCAGGTCTATGAAGACACAACCGGCCTGCGGCCCGGGGCAGATGTATTTGCCAAGGGCCTACCCCTATATGTGGAACTCGGACCAGGACTTATAGGTGAGATTTTTGACGGGGTCCAGCGTCCCCTTGAGGTACTTCGAGGGAAATGGGGGGACTTTATACGCAGGGGAAAGACCGGAACCGCCCTTCCAAGGGACAGGATATGGCAATTTACCCCGTCTCTGAGGCCTGGTGTCACGGTCTCACCAGGCGAAATCCTGGGTGAAGTGCCGGAATCACGGCTCATTATACATCGAATTATGGTGCCCCCCTGGGTCCAGGGGACCCTGGAACATATCGTACCCAAGGGAGACTATACCCTTGATGATGTCATCGCAGTAATCCGGTCCCCCTCTGATAAGATTCATGAACTCAAGCTGTTCCACAGGTGGCCGGTAAGAAAAATCCGCCCGTACCAGGAGCGGCTGGTACCTTTTGAGCCACTCATAACCGGGCAGAGGGTAATAGATACCTTCTTTCCCCTGGCAAGGGGTGGCACTGCAGGCATACCAGGAGGCTTTGGGACCGGGAAGACCGTCACCCAGCACCAACTCTCCAAATGGGCGGATGCAGACATCATAGTCTATATCGGCTGCGGAGAGCGGGGAAATGAGATGACAGGGGTCCTTGTGGACCTGCCTAAACTGCTGGACCCGCGGACCCAGCATCCCCTCATAGAACGGACCATTCTCATTGCCAACACTTCGGATATGCCTGTAGCCGCCAGGGAAGCCAGCATCTACACCGGAGTCACCATAGCAGAATATTATCGTGATATGGGCTATGACGTTGCCCTCATGGCAGACTCCACCTCAAGGTGGGCCGAAGCCCTGAGAGAGATATCCGGCCGGCTGGAGGAGATGCCTGCCGAGGAAGGCTTTCCTGCCTATCTGGCAAGCAGGCTTGCCGCGTTCTATGAACGTGCGGGACAGGTGGTGTCTTTAGCGGACAAAAAAGGCTCAGTGACCCTCATAGGTGCGGTTTCACCTCCGGGTGGAGATTTCTCTGAACCTGTAACCATGCACACCAAGCGCTTTGTCCAGTGCTTCTGGGCCCTTGATAAAGAACTTGCAAGCGCCAGGTATTTTCCTGCCATAAACTACCTTCAGAGCTATTCCGCCTATGTCTCAATGGTAGAGCCGTGGTGGGCTGAGAAGGTGGGCAGCACCTGGAAGTCCCTCAGGGAAAAGACGATCAACATCCTCCAGGAGGACTCAAGGCTGCAAAATATCGTGAAATTACTGGGAGAAGAGGCCCTGCCCGATGATCAGAAAAGGATTATCGAGGGAGCAAGGCTCATAAAGAACGACTTCCTGCAACAGAGTGCCTTTGATCCGGTGGATACCTATGCCGGCCCGGAAAAGCAGTTCCTCCTGCTCGATGTCATATTATACTTCATTGAACGCCTGGCCGATGTGGTAAAAGCCAGGGTGCCTCTGTTCAGGGCAACGGAGCTTCCGGTAGTAATTGAGATCCACAGGCTGAAGTTTACCCGGCAGGGTGATGACCCGGGCCCATTCATATCCATCAAGGAACGAATAGACAATGAGATCAACGCCCTTCTCCACAGGCAGGATATGGGCTGAGCGGTTCAACGTTCACGGTTCCCGGTTGAGCCCTGCCTGGCTGTGTTAGGCATAGGTAGAAATATGGAAACAGGTAACCGTTTACGGGGTTACAGCGCCCGTTTTACCGCAACCCGCCGAGCTGTAAGCGACAGGATCGTGCTATGAAAGGTGCCTTGGAATACATAGGCCTTGACAGGATAAGCGGCCCCCTGGTGGTGATAAGCGGCGTTAAAGGTGTCGGTTTTGGTGAGCTTGCAGAGATAGTCCCTTCGGATGGCCCTCTTCGCCAGGGCAGGATACTCTCTATAAGCGAAGATGTTGCTGTGGTGGAGGTCTTTGAAGGGACCTCAGGCCTTGTCCAGCCTGCCACCAGAGTGCGTTTCCTTGGGAGGCCCTTTGAGATAATCGTATCAAGGGAGGAGGTGCTGGGACGGATTTTTGACGGCCTGGGCCGGCCCCTTGATGGCGGGCCGGTCCCATTAGGGGGGGAGAGACGGAACATAAACGGCCTGCCCATAAACCCGGTGGCGCGGGCCTACCCACAGGACTTCATACAGACAGGTATATCCGCCATAGACGGTATGAATACCTTAGTGAGGGGCCAGAAACTGCCCATCTTTTCCGGAAGCGGGTTGCCGCACAATGACCTTGCGTCCCAGATTGTCAGGCAGGCAAGGCTCCTCACCGGGGATGAAGGATTCGCGGTGATTTTCGGTGCCATGGGGGTACGCCATGACGAGGCAGAGACCTTTCGCCGGAGCTTTGAGGAAAGCGGGGTCCTTAAGAATGTGGCCATGTTCCTGAACCTGGCGGATGACCCGACGGTTGAACGGCTCATAACTCCCAGGATCGCCCTCACTGTTGCGGAATATCTGGCCTTTGAAGAGG
This genomic stretch from Deltaproteobacteria bacterium harbors:
- a CDS encoding V-type ATP synthase subunit A, translated to MISGPVVQVRPAHRFSMNEMVEVSDERLVGEVIDLDGNIATVQVYEDTTGLRPGADVFAKGLPLYVELGPGLIGEIFDGVQRPLEVLRGKWGDFIRRGKTGTALPRDRIWQFTPSLRPGVTVSPGEILGEVPESRLIIHRIMVPPWVQGTLEHIVPKGDYTLDDVIAVIRSPSDKIHELKLFHRWPVRKIRPYQERLVPFEPLITGQRVIDTFFPLARGGTAGIPGGFGTGKTVTQHQLSKWADADIIVYIGCGERGNEMTGVLVDLPKLLDPRTQHPLIERTILIANTSDMPVAAREASIYTGVTIAEYYRDMGYDVALMADSTSRWAEALREISGRLEEMPAEEGFPAYLASRLAAFYERAGQVVSLADKKGSVTLIGAVSPPGGDFSEPVTMHTKRFVQCFWALDKELASARYFPAINYLQSYSAYVSMVEPWWAEKVGSTWKSLREKTINILQEDSRLQNIVKLLGEEALPDDQKRIIEGARLIKNDFLQQSAFDPVDTYAGPEKQFLLLDVILYFIERLADVVKARVPLFRATELPVVIEIHRLKFTRQGDDPGPFISIKERIDNEINALLHRQDMG
- a CDS encoding V-type ATP synthase subunit B (produces ATP from ADP in the presence of a proton gradient across the membrane; the B subunit is part of the catalytic core of the ATP synthase complex), with protein sequence MKGALEYIGLDRISGPLVVISGVKGVGFGELAEIVPSDGPLRQGRILSISEDVAVVEVFEGTSGLVQPATRVRFLGRPFEIIVSREEVLGRIFDGLGRPLDGGPVPLGGERRNINGLPINPVARAYPQDFIQTGISAIDGMNTLVRGQKLPIFSGSGLPHNDLASQIVRQARLLTGDEGFAVIFGAMGVRHDEAETFRRSFEESGVLKNVAMFLNLADDPTVERLITPRIALTVAEYLAFEEGMHVLVILTDMTNYCEALREVATSKGEVPSRKGYPGYLYSDLASIYERAGRIIDRQGSITQIAILTMPDDDITHPIPDLTGYITEGQIVLDRSLAQRGIYPPINVLPSLSRLMSDGIGKGRTREDHGNLASQLYAAYARARQVQRLASIIGEEDLSATDKLYHTFAREFHGRFLRQGTDENRTITQTLDIGWELAMLLPEQELTRVRPEEIDQYGRKRTPSADKILSAG